In Astatotilapia calliptera chromosome 23, fAstCal1.2, whole genome shotgun sequence, a genomic segment contains:
- the prrg1 gene encoding transmembrane gamma-carboxyglutamic acid protein 1, translating into MGSVFLPAEAAHSVLRRLRRANFFLEEIKQGNIQRECREETCTYEEAREAFENEEKTRQFWEEYVRESSPPGGPEAAVGGIHSLYLIVPLLLVVVIIAGVAITVWRCHSRKRSQRSPSMGLSHHNNVLSVVSMDHWGREYHGDQSELSIHSSPAYPGSEFTSGRGSAGDPPPSYEEAVGHTDVQIETEPPPQYEDIVNSSSVSVSGGQGK; encoded by the exons TGTTCCTGCCAGCAGAAGCGGCCCACTCGGTCCTGCGGAGGCTGCGCAGGGCCAACTTTTTTCTGGAGGAAATAAAGCAGGGTAACATCCAGAGGGAGTGTCGGGAGGAGACCTGCACCTATGAGGAGGCCCGGGAAGCTTTTGAGAACGAAGAGAAGACG AGGCAGTTCTGGGAAGAATATGTGCGTGAAAGCAGTCCGCCTGGAGGCCCGGAGGCGGCGGTGGGCGGGATCCACTCGCTCTACCTGATTGTGCCGCTGCTGCTGGTCGTGGTCATCATCGCCGGCGTCGCAATCACTGTGTGGCGCTGCCACTCCCGCAAACGCTCACAGCGCAGCCCCAGCATGGGACTCTCGCATCACAACAACGTCTTGTCAGTGGTCTCTATGGACCACTGGGGGAGGGAATACCACGGTGACCAATCAGAACTCAGCATCCACAGCAGCCCAGCGTATCCAGGCTCAGAGTTTACGTCAGGGCGCGGAAGCGCCGGCGACCCGCCGCCATCTTACGAAGAGGCTGTGGGCCACACGGACGTCCAAATAGAGACTGAGCCGCCCCCACAGTATGAGGACATAGTCAACAGCAGTTCTGTTAGTGTCAGTGGGGGCCAAGGGAAGTGA